Proteins encoded by one window of Crassostrea angulata isolate pt1a10 chromosome 9, ASM2561291v2, whole genome shotgun sequence:
- the LOC128163999 gene encoding uncharacterized protein LOC128163999, whose protein sequence is MKCLKSNPSEIGSKHLAVLNKQKNEIVRIISEITESIANLKKLLYSNDISLVSGYESRNTEFRRLPPKLTVFFPSFTPLILSTDLDQFFKPFDSLSASSIKTEEHGYTIDAACAKLSLQQKTFTNGPRVLTDINTVYGRSKRIGSVHCQSNDEIWTCGANNMIRLFNLQREQVKSISVMYGNCQEDIAVTMSGDLASADFHDRSVSIVKDTQIQTVIRIQEWKPRNFCCTASDYFLVVMDNYDEKQTKVVSYYGSTEVQTIQHNEKGQPLYSFAEFTNMYSIFVKTKYICENTNLDICVSDIGARAVVVVNQAGKLRFTYTIPLSLTKPAFEPAGITTDSQSRILIADCFNNCIHILDQDGQFLRYIDNCDLQWPLSLCVDTKDNLFVAEFNTGIIKKIQYYE, encoded by the coding sequence ATGAAATGCCTAAAATCTAACCCAAGCGAAATAGGCTCCAAACACCTGGCTGtcctaaataaacaaaaaaatgaaatagtacgcatcatttctgaaatcacGGAGAGCATTGCCAACCTGAAAAAATTATTGTACTCTAATGATATCAGTCTTGTCTCTGGCTACGAATCCAGGAATACTGAATTTAGAAGATTGCCGCCTAAACTCACGGTTTTCTTTCCAAGTTTTACCCCTCTTATACTGAGCACAGATCTGGACCAGTTTTTTAAACCTTTCGATTCTCTGTCAGCGtcatctatcaaaacagaagaacatggTTACACAATTGATGCCGCATGCGCCAAGTTGTCTCTACAACAAAAGACGTTCACTAACGGACCGAGGGTGTTGACAGATATAAACACTGTATATGGACGTTCTAAGAGAATTGGCAGCGTGCACTGTCAGAGCAATGACGAAATATGGACATGTGGTGCAAATAATATGATTAGACTCTTCAATCTTCAAAGAGAACAAGTAAAGTCAATCAGTGTTATGTATGGTAACTGTCAAGAGGACATAGCAGTGACGATGAGTGGGGATTTAGCCTCTGCTGATTTTCATGATAGATCTGTGAGCATCGTGAAAGATACACAGATACAAACAGTAATCAGAATACAGGAATGGAAACCTCGAAATTTCTGTTGTACTGCCTCTGATTActtcctggttgtcatggacaaTTATGAtgagaaacaaacaaaagtagTGAGTTACTATGGCTCCACAGAGGTACAAACTATTCAGCACAATGAAAAAGGACAGCCTCTTTATTCATTTGCTGAATTTACTAATATGTATAGCATATTTGTTAAGACTAAATATATTTGTGAGAACACGAACTTAGATATATGTGTGTCAGACATAGGAGCCCGAGCAGTAGTGGTGGTTAATCAGGCTGGAAAACTCCGATTTACCTACACGATTCCTCTCTCTTTAACCAAACCAGCTTTCGAACCAGCCGGAATCACTACAGACAGCCAGAGTAGGATCCTGATTGCAGACTGCTTCAACAactgtatccacatcctggaccaggacggacagttccttcgatacattgacaactgtgatTTACAGTGGCCATTAAGTTTGTGTGTGGACACCaaagacaacctctttgtggctgagttCAATACAggtataataaagaaaattcaatattatgaGTAA